One region of Mycolicibacterium insubricum genomic DNA includes:
- the pstC gene encoding phosphate ABC transporter permease subunit PstC: MTSSTSNEVSDEVGRRASLSTPNPADAGSGPVIAVPIPEPDAISIDPSKNAKVRWGDRVFRGLAQGSGLFIIVLIGAIALFLLWRAIPALARNQENFFLYAGNWNTTDTSAMHFGVLDLFQVTVFVSLFALALAMPVALGIAIFLTQYAPRRVAGPLGYVVDLLAAVPSIIFGVWGIYVLAPVLRPFATWLNEKLAWIFLFSDGNASVAGGGTIFTAGIVLAVMILPIITAVAREVFVQTPRGQIEAALALGATRWEVVRTTVLPFGLSGYISGAMLGLGRALGETIALLIILRGTQTAFSWSLFDGGYTFATKIASAASEFNDHFKAGAYIAAGLVLFVLTFVVNALARAAVSGKGRG, encoded by the coding sequence ATGACGAGTTCAACCAGTAACGAGGTAAGTGACGAGGTCGGTCGGAGGGCGTCATTGTCAACGCCGAACCCTGCCGATGCGGGGTCCGGGCCGGTGATTGCGGTCCCGATCCCCGAGCCTGACGCCATTTCCATCGACCCTTCCAAGAACGCGAAGGTCCGCTGGGGCGACCGGGTGTTCCGCGGCCTCGCGCAGGGCTCGGGCCTGTTCATCATCGTCCTGATCGGCGCCATCGCGCTGTTCCTGTTGTGGCGCGCCATCCCGGCGCTGGCCCGCAACCAGGAGAACTTCTTCCTCTACGCCGGGAACTGGAACACCACCGACACGTCGGCGATGCACTTCGGTGTCCTCGACCTTTTCCAGGTCACGGTGTTCGTCTCGCTGTTCGCCCTGGCCCTGGCGATGCCGGTGGCCCTGGGCATCGCGATCTTTCTCACCCAGTACGCGCCGCGACGGGTGGCGGGTCCGCTGGGCTACGTCGTCGACCTGCTGGCCGCGGTCCCGTCGATCATCTTCGGAGTGTGGGGCATCTACGTGCTGGCGCCGGTGCTGCGGCCGTTCGCGACGTGGCTGAACGAGAAGCTGGCCTGGATCTTCCTGTTCTCCGACGGCAATGCGTCGGTGGCCGGCGGCGGCACCATCTTCACCGCCGGGATTGTGCTGGCGGTGATGATCCTGCCGATCATTACCGCGGTGGCCCGGGAGGTCTTCGTGCAGACGCCGCGCGGGCAGATTGAGGCTGCGCTGGCGCTGGGCGCCACCCGCTGGGAGGTGGTCCGCACCACCGTCCTGCCGTTCGGGCTGTCGGGCTACATCAGCGGCGCGATGCTCGGCCTGGGCCGGGCGCTCGGCGAGACGATCGCCCTGCTGATCATCCTGCGCGGCACCCAGACAGCGTTCAGCTGGAGCCTGTTCGACGGCGGCTACACCTTCGCCACCAAGATCGCCTCGGCGGCCTCGGAGTTCAACGACCACTTCAAGGCCGGCGCCTACATCGCCGCCGGCCTGGTGCTGTTCGTGCTGACCTTCGTGGTGAACGCGCTTGCGCGGGCGGCGGTTTCCGGGAAGGGACGAGGATGA
- the pstS gene encoding phosphate ABC transporter substrate-binding protein PstS: MNLKYGRATLAAGIAAVAAITLGGCGSDNNSGSAAGGGSADCAGKNALTAEGSTAQQNAIALFNQAWGQACSGKNLSYNPTGSGAGVTQFIANNVDFAGSDSPLSTDQVGPAAARCGGNPAWNLPLVFGPVALAYNVPGAEKLVLNAEVLAKIFTGAITIWNDPAIEALNSGVSLPGTKIVPIYRSDSSGTTDNFQKYLSAAAPEVWTKGAGKEFQGGAGEGAQKTAGVVQAVQATPGAIGYVEKGFADQSKLAVAQIDNGSGAVELNNDTAKKAIDGATFAGEGNDLVLDLNSLYATKEAGAYPLILATYNIVCSKGYAADTADAVKSFLGVAIDQGQANLESAGYVPLPEKFKSRLSTAIGAIA, encoded by the coding sequence GTGAACCTCAAATACGGGCGAGCGACGCTCGCGGCCGGCATCGCTGCAGTGGCGGCGATCACCCTCGGCGGATGCGGCAGTGACAACAACAGCGGATCCGCGGCCGGTGGCGGCAGCGCCGACTGCGCAGGCAAGAACGCGCTGACGGCCGAGGGCTCCACCGCCCAGCAGAACGCCATCGCGCTGTTCAACCAGGCCTGGGGCCAGGCTTGCTCCGGCAAAAACCTGTCCTACAACCCGACCGGTTCGGGCGCCGGTGTGACGCAGTTCATCGCGAACAACGTCGACTTTGCCGGCTCGGACTCGCCGCTGTCCACCGACCAGGTGGGACCGGCGGCCGCCCGCTGCGGCGGTAACCCGGCATGGAACCTCCCGCTGGTGTTCGGCCCGGTGGCGCTGGCCTACAACGTGCCCGGCGCCGAGAAGCTGGTGCTCAACGCCGAGGTGCTGGCCAAGATCTTCACCGGCGCGATCACCATCTGGAACGACCCGGCGATCGAGGCGCTCAACAGCGGCGTGAGCCTACCGGGCACCAAGATCGTCCCGATCTACCGTTCGGATTCCTCCGGCACCACCGACAACTTCCAGAAGTACCTGTCGGCCGCGGCCCCGGAGGTCTGGACCAAGGGTGCCGGCAAGGAGTTCCAGGGCGGCGCGGGTGAAGGCGCCCAGAAGACCGCCGGTGTCGTACAGGCCGTGCAGGCCACCCCGGGTGCCATCGGCTACGTCGAGAAGGGCTTCGCCGATCAATCCAAGCTGGCGGTCGCCCAGATCGACAACGGCAGCGGCGCGGTGGAACTCAACAACGACACCGCGAAGAAGGCGATCGACGGGGCGACGTTCGCCGGCGAGGGCAACGACCTGGTCCTCGACTTGAACTCGCTGTACGCGACCAAGGAGGCCGGGGCGTACCCGCTGATCCTGGCGACCTACAACATCGTCTGCTCCAAGGGCTACGCCGCCGACACCGCCGACGCCGTCAAGTCGTTCCTGGGCGTCGCCATCGACCAGGGCCAGGCGAACCTGGAAAGCGCGGGCTACGTGCCGCTGCCGGAGAAGTTCAAGAGCCGGCTGAGCACCGCGATCGGTGCGATTGCCTAA
- the mshD gene encoding mycothiol synthase, with protein sequence MTRLTWYDGLSLQQQRRVREIIAAAAEADGVAPVGESVLAELGRSRTRHLLATDDDGVIVGYLNRTPEMAELVVDPPARGHGVGRALVAGAGPGGSMWAHGTLPAAEAVAAAIGLVPVRRLLQLRRPLRDVPSVPVGEGLVIRTYTGAADDAELLRVNNAAFDWHPEQGGQSAEDLAETMSAPWFDPAGLFLAFDAADAARLLGFHWTKVHGPLLGEVYVVGVDPGAQGRGLGRLLTAVGMAYLADRLGPDAQVLLYVEADNTAAVRTYLGLGFTEYRVDTAYAPSAQP encoded by the coding sequence GTGACCCGACTGACCTGGTACGACGGGTTGTCGCTGCAGCAGCAGCGCCGGGTCCGGGAGATCATCGCCGCGGCCGCCGAGGCCGACGGTGTTGCGCCGGTCGGGGAGTCGGTGCTGGCCGAACTCGGCCGCAGCCGCACCCGACACCTGCTGGCGACCGACGACGACGGCGTGATCGTCGGCTACCTGAACCGGACCCCGGAGATGGCCGAGCTGGTGGTCGACCCGCCCGCGCGCGGGCACGGCGTGGGGCGGGCGCTGGTCGCTGGGGCCGGGCCGGGCGGTTCGATGTGGGCGCACGGCACGCTGCCGGCGGCGGAGGCCGTCGCGGCGGCGATCGGGCTGGTTCCGGTGCGACGGCTGCTGCAGCTGCGCCGCCCGCTGCGCGACGTCCCGTCGGTGCCGGTCGGTGAGGGCCTGGTGATTCGCACCTACACCGGCGCTGCCGACGACGCGGAGCTGCTGCGGGTCAACAACGCGGCGTTTGACTGGCATCCCGAGCAGGGCGGGCAGAGCGCCGAGGATCTGGCCGAGACGATGTCGGCACCCTGGTTCGACCCGGCCGGGCTGTTTCTGGCCTTCGACGCGGCCGACGCGGCGCGGCTGCTGGGTTTCCACTGGACCAAGGTGCACGGTCCTCTGCTGGGCGAGGTGTACGTGGTGGGCGTGGACCCCGGAGCCCAGGGCCGCGGGCTGGGCCGGCTGCTGACCGCCGTCGGGATGGCGTATCTGGCGGATCGGTTGGGCCCGGACGCGCAGGTGCTGCTCTACGTCGAGGCCGACAACACCGCCGCCGTGCGCACCTACCTGGGGCTGGGCTTCACCGAGTACCGCGTGGACACCGCCTACGCGCCCTCCGCGCAGCCGTAG
- a CDS encoding winged helix-turn-helix transcriptional regulator, with the protein MELLLLTVDPDPDRVLGSLALLSHHVRIAVAEVSSLLEAGNADVAIVDARTDLAAARGLCRLLRNTSGTVPVVAVLNEGGLVAVNADWGIDEILLPGIGPAELDARLRLLAGRRDSSGAAEAADKISLGELVIDEGTYTARLRGRPLDLTYKEFELLKYLAQHAGRVFTRAQLLQEVWGYDFFGGTRTVDVHVRRLRAKLGPEHEALIGTVRNVGYKAVRPGRASS; encoded by the coding sequence GTGGAGCTGTTGCTGTTGACCGTCGATCCGGACCCGGACAGGGTGCTGGGGTCGCTGGCTTTGCTGTCTCATCACGTGCGAATCGCCGTCGCTGAGGTGTCCTCGCTGCTGGAGGCGGGCAACGCCGACGTCGCGATCGTCGACGCGCGTACCGACCTGGCCGCCGCCCGCGGCCTGTGCCGGCTGCTGCGCAACACCAGCGGGACCGTGCCGGTGGTGGCGGTGCTCAATGAGGGCGGCCTGGTCGCCGTCAACGCCGACTGGGGTATCGACGAGATCCTGCTGCCCGGCATCGGGCCGGCCGAACTCGACGCCCGGCTGCGGCTGCTGGCCGGGCGCCGCGACAGCAGCGGTGCGGCCGAGGCGGCCGACAAGATCAGTCTCGGGGAGCTGGTGATCGACGAGGGCACCTACACCGCCCGGTTGCGCGGTCGCCCGCTGGATCTGACCTACAAGGAATTCGAACTCCTGAAGTACCTCGCGCAGCACGCCGGGCGGGTGTTCACTAGGGCCCAGCTGCTCCAGGAGGTCTGGGGCTATGACTTCTTCGGCGGCACCCGCACCGTCGACGTGCACGTCCGACGGCTGCGCGCCAAGCTCGGCCCCGAACACGAGGCGCTGATCGGCACGGTCCGCAACGTCGGCTACAAGGCCGTGCGCCCGGGCCGGGCCTCGTCGTGA
- the lmeA gene encoding mannan chain length control protein LmeA encodes MRKLLISTVTVVVALALAALAVDFGTSIYAEYRLSRTVRTAAHLDWDPSVAILGFPFINQAVNRHFDEVEIKAYDVAHVQVERATLEATMHNLDLAQASWLVRPDAPIPVGKLESRIIIDSRRLGGFLGVRDLMVEAPRAETNDATGGTTESGISGSVGLVFTGTPTAAGFDKRVSVSVDLSMDGPQDTTLVITPTGILTEAGTADQSVPDDRLAEVLAAFAGRVPDQRLPFGVAPTTQGARGSDVIIEGIVDDVTVKLTEFNPN; translated from the coding sequence GTGCGCAAACTGCTGATCTCGACGGTCACGGTGGTCGTCGCGCTGGCTCTGGCCGCGCTGGCCGTCGACTTCGGCACCAGCATCTACGCCGAGTACCGACTGTCACGCACGGTACGTACCGCGGCCCACCTGGATTGGGACCCGTCGGTGGCCATCCTGGGCTTCCCGTTCATCAACCAGGCCGTCAACCGCCACTTCGACGAGGTGGAGATCAAGGCCTACGACGTCGCGCACGTGCAGGTGGAACGTGCGACGCTGGAGGCCACCATGCACAACCTGGACCTGGCGCAGGCATCCTGGCTGGTCCGCCCCGACGCACCCATCCCGGTCGGCAAGCTGGAGAGCCGCATCATCATCGATTCCCGGCGCCTCGGGGGGTTCCTGGGAGTGCGCGACCTGATGGTGGAGGCCCCGCGGGCGGAAACCAACGACGCCACCGGCGGCACCACCGAATCCGGCATCTCCGGCAGCGTCGGCCTGGTGTTCACCGGGACGCCGACCGCCGCCGGGTTCGACAAACGGGTCTCGGTGTCGGTGGACCTGTCGATGGACGGCCCTCAGGACACCACGCTGGTGATCACCCCGACCGGGATCCTGACCGAGGCCGGCACCGCCGACCAGAGCGTGCCCGACGACCGGTTGGCCGAGGTGCTGGCCGCCTTCGCCGGCCGGGTGCCCGACCAGCGGCTGCCGTTCGGCGTCGCCCCGACCACCCAGGGCGCCCGTGGCTCGGACGTGATCATCGAGGGCATCGTCGACGACGTCACCGTCAAGCTGACGGAATTCAACCCGAACTGA
- a CDS encoding thioredoxin family protein, with protein MSPSIGIVVVIIVAVLGIGYLVGRMLTLRAGMLRSAAAAADIDTSGLGLSDSGPTVLHFSAPWCGPCTQVRKVVDAVCAELPAVAHVEIDMDADPEAARRLSVLSLPTTIIFDAGGHPRYRTTGVPTAADLRSALTPLLG; from the coding sequence ATGAGTCCCTCCATCGGCATCGTCGTCGTCATCATCGTCGCGGTTCTGGGCATCGGCTATCTGGTCGGCCGGATGCTGACCCTGCGCGCGGGCATGTTGCGCTCCGCGGCCGCGGCCGCCGACATCGACACCTCGGGCCTGGGCCTGTCCGACTCCGGTCCGACGGTGCTGCACTTCAGCGCGCCATGGTGCGGGCCGTGCACCCAGGTCCGCAAGGTCGTCGACGCAGTGTGCGCCGAACTGCCCGCGGTGGCGCACGTCGAGATCGACATGGACGCCGATCCGGAGGCCGCGCGACGGCTCTCGGTACTGTCCCTGCCGACGACGATCATCTTCGACGCCGGTGGGCATCCGCGGTACCGCACCACCGGTGTGCCGACCGCCGCCGATCTCCGCTCGGCTTTGACCCCGTTGCTGGGGTAG
- a CDS encoding putative leader peptide, producing the protein MLSNLLTKRRAVDFCRTAGCCCRCCCR; encoded by the coding sequence GTGTTGTCCAACCTGCTGACAAAGCGCCGCGCAGTGGATTTCTGCCGGACCGCGGGTTGTTGCTGTCGCTGTTGTTGTCGCTGA
- a CDS encoding DUF4395 domain-containing protein: MSNNISDQVDVRGPRFAAWVTTAVLIATLLLSAVSTTTAAALLAAQTAVFAIGAAAGPRRHPYGRIFATFVAPRLGPVAEREPVAPLRFAQLVGFAFGAVGTLGFAFGAPAVGLLATGFALFAAFLNAAFDICLGCRIYPLVARLRPAPRRTLVTES; encoded by the coding sequence TTGTCCAACAACATTTCCGACCAGGTCGACGTGCGTGGTCCCCGGTTCGCCGCCTGGGTCACCACCGCGGTGTTGATCGCCACCCTGCTGCTGTCGGCGGTGAGCACCACCACCGCGGCCGCCCTGCTCGCCGCACAGACCGCGGTGTTCGCCATCGGCGCCGCCGCCGGTCCGCGCCGCCATCCCTACGGACGGATCTTCGCGACGTTCGTGGCACCGCGGCTGGGCCCGGTCGCCGAGCGGGAACCGGTGGCCCCGCTGCGCTTCGCTCAGTTGGTCGGCTTCGCGTTCGGAGCCGTCGGCACCCTCGGCTTCGCGTTCGGCGCGCCGGCGGTCGGGCTACTCGCCACCGGATTCGCACTGTTCGCGGCGTTCCTCAACGCGGCCTTCGACATCTGCCTGGGCTGCCGCATCTATCCGCTGGTGGCCCGGCTGCGCCCGGCACCGCGTCGCACCCTCGTGACCGAATCGTAG
- a CDS encoding DUF1416 domain-containing protein — MTNTDTLPAGVDITKETVITGHVVDGTGAPVGGAAVRLLDAGDEFTAEVIATATGGFRFFAAPGSWRLWVRSPAGSGDALVAPAGAGVHEVDVLVA; from the coding sequence ATGACCAACACCGACACCCTGCCCGCCGGCGTGGACATCACCAAGGAGACCGTCATCACCGGCCACGTGGTCGACGGCACCGGCGCCCCGGTGGGCGGCGCCGCCGTGCGCCTGCTGGACGCCGGCGACGAGTTCACCGCCGAGGTGATCGCGACGGCGACCGGCGGCTTCCGGTTCTTCGCCGCGCCCGGTTCCTGGCGGCTGTGGGTGCGCTCCCCCGCCGGCAGTGGTGACGCGCTGGTGGCCCCGGCCGGCGCCGGTGTGCACGAGGTCGATGTGTTGGTCGCCTGA
- a CDS encoding FABP family protein, whose protein sequence is MTDGPAPAERNLPAFDDLPLADTANLREGADLHDAMLALLPLVGIWRGEGEGRASHGDYRFGQQIVVSHDGSDYLNWESRTWRLTDEGAYDGHGLRETGYWRFVNDPDDPDEAQAIELMLAHSAGYVELLYGRPLTNASWELATDALARSRSGLLVGGAKRLYGIVDDGDLAYVEERVDADGELVPHLSARLSRYAG, encoded by the coding sequence GTGACCGACGGCCCCGCGCCGGCCGAGCGCAATCTGCCGGCTTTCGACGATCTCCCGCTGGCCGACACCGCCAACCTGCGCGAGGGTGCCGACCTGCACGACGCGATGCTGGCGCTGCTGCCGCTGGTCGGCATCTGGCGCGGTGAGGGCGAAGGCCGGGCCAGCCACGGCGACTACCGGTTCGGTCAGCAGATCGTGGTATCGCACGACGGTTCGGACTACCTGAACTGGGAATCGCGGACCTGGCGGCTCACCGATGAGGGCGCCTACGACGGGCACGGCCTGCGCGAGACCGGCTACTGGCGGTTCGTCAACGATCCCGACGACCCCGACGAGGCCCAGGCCATCGAGCTGATGCTGGCGCATTCGGCCGGCTACGTCGAGCTGCTCTACGGCCGGCCGCTGACCAATGCGTCCTGGGAACTGGCCACCGATGCGCTGGCCCGTAGCCGCTCCGGGCTGCTGGTCGGCGGCGCCAAGCGGCTCTACGGCATCGTCGACGACGGCGACCTGGCCTACGTGGAGGAGCGGGTGGACGCCGACGGCGAACTGGTCCCGCACCTGTCGGCCCGGCTGTCGCGTTACGCCGGCTAA
- a CDS encoding ABC transporter substrate-binding protein, whose protein sequence is MRFQPLVAAAVAALLLGAAGCGHDGPAGKGPDCVGGALPTLQAGKMVFATDQPADPPWYIDDDPADGRGFESALAFAVAERLGYPADRVAWVRVPFTTAMAPGDKAFDAALSQFSITDQRRQVVDFSSPYYDVVQAVVTVGTSPAATVTTAMGLRPLRLGAYVGTTSAMAARALSTNPITVFNSTAESAVALSNRQVDALVMDLPTARNLTVEMPDVRILGQLPHSPGSVEQLAVMLDKDSPLTGCVSDAIDGLRSDGSLERLQRQWIPPISVPVLN, encoded by the coding sequence ATGCGGTTTCAGCCCCTGGTCGCCGCGGCGGTTGCCGCGTTGCTGCTGGGCGCCGCCGGCTGCGGCCACGACGGGCCCGCCGGCAAGGGGCCCGACTGTGTGGGTGGCGCACTGCCCACCCTGCAGGCCGGGAAAATGGTCTTCGCCACCGATCAACCGGCCGACCCGCCGTGGTACATCGACGACGATCCCGCCGACGGGCGCGGATTCGAGTCGGCACTCGCGTTCGCCGTCGCCGAGCGGCTCGGTTACCCGGCGGATCGGGTGGCTTGGGTGCGGGTGCCGTTCACCACTGCGATGGCACCCGGAGACAAGGCCTTCGATGCCGCGCTGAGCCAGTTCTCGATTACCGACCAGCGCCGCCAGGTGGTCGACTTCTCGTCCCCCTACTACGACGTCGTCCAGGCCGTGGTGACGGTCGGCACCTCCCCGGCCGCGACTGTCACCACGGCCATGGGGCTGCGGCCGCTGCGGCTCGGCGCCTACGTCGGCACCACCAGCGCGATGGCGGCCCGGGCGTTGTCGACCAACCCGATCACGGTGTTCAACTCCACTGCGGAGTCCGCGGTGGCGCTGAGCAACCGGCAGGTCGACGCGCTGGTGATGGACCTGCCGACCGCGCGCAACCTCACCGTCGAGATGCCCGACGTCCGGATCCTCGGCCAGTTGCCCCACTCACCGGGCAGCGTCGAACAGCTCGCTGTCATGCTGGACAAGGACAGCCCGCTGACCGGCTGCGTGTCCGACGCCATCGACGGGCTGAGGTCAGACGGCAGCCTGGAACGGCTGCAGCGGCAGTGGATCCCGCCGATCTCGGTGCCGGTGCTGAATTAG
- a CDS encoding aminodeoxychorismate lyase: MAVLVTLDGVVHDPDAPLLCADDAAAVRGDGVFETLLVRDGRTRLVDAHLRRFVGSAEALDLPVPDLDAWRAAIAVAAGQWGAAEEGALRLTYSRGRDGAGPTAYVTVAALSPHIAAARTDGLSALVLDLGISARGADERPWLLAGAKTLSYAVNMAALRYAAGRGADDVIFVSTEGQVLEGPRSTVVIAVDGDGGRPCLLTPPPWYPILRGTTQRALFEAARNAGYDCDYRALTATDLFDARGVWLVSSVTLAARVHTLDGRALSPAPLAGAVEALVDTAVWV, encoded by the coding sequence ATGGCAGTACTGGTCACCCTCGACGGCGTCGTGCACGACCCGGATGCGCCGTTGCTGTGCGCCGACGACGCCGCCGCCGTCCGCGGCGACGGGGTGTTCGAGACGCTGCTGGTGCGCGACGGGCGGACGCGGCTGGTCGACGCGCATCTGCGCCGGTTCGTCGGATCGGCGGAGGCGCTGGATCTGCCGGTCCCGGATCTGGACGCCTGGCGGGCGGCCATCGCCGTCGCCGCGGGGCAGTGGGGCGCCGCGGAGGAGGGCGCGTTGCGGCTGACCTACAGCCGGGGCCGCGACGGCGCGGGACCGACGGCGTACGTCACCGTCGCCGCACTGTCGCCGCACATCGCCGCGGCTCGCACGGACGGGTTGTCGGCGCTGGTCCTGGACCTGGGCATTTCGGCGCGCGGTGCCGACGAGCGGCCGTGGCTGCTGGCCGGCGCCAAGACGCTGTCCTATGCGGTGAACATGGCAGCCCTGCGGTACGCCGCCGGCCGCGGCGCCGACGACGTGATCTTCGTCAGCACCGAGGGACAGGTGCTGGAGGGGCCGCGTTCGACCGTGGTCATCGCCGTCGACGGCGACGGCGGCCGGCCCTGCCTGCTCACCCCGCCGCCGTGGTATCCGATCCTGCGCGGCACCACCCAGCGGGCGCTGTTCGAGGCCGCCCGCAACGCTGGATACGACTGCGACTACCGGGCCCTGACCGCCACCGACCTGTTCGACGCACGCGGCGTGTGGCTGGTGTCCAGCGTCACCCTCGCGGCCCGGGTGCACACCCTCGACGGGCGGGCGCTGTCTCCGGCGCCGCTGGCCGGCGCGGTCGAGGCCCTCGTCGACACGGCCGTGTGGGTGTGA
- the ygfZ gene encoding CAF17-like 4Fe-4S cluster assembly/insertion protein YgfZ, with product MAAVPAPDPGPDAGTAWHFGDPLGEQRAADTDAVVVDRSTRGTLTLTGDDRQTWLHSISTQYVADLPDGASTENLSLDGQGRVEDHWIQTELDGVTYLDTEGWRAEPLLGYLTKMVFWSKVATGAADLAVFSLRGPRLAEPAVLAALGVDALPAPMTAVALPGGGFLRRMLSTADGPPELDLVVPRESVEGRLARLRAAGVRPAGSWAYEAHRVAALRPRLGVDTDERTIPHEVGWIGGPGVGAVHLDKGCYRGQETVARVHNLGKPPRMLVLLHLDGSTDRPATGDPITAGGRAVGRLGTVVDHVDLGPIALGLVKRTIPVDTDLSTGDGGSVAARIDPDSVPADDGPGAGRLAVDRLRDTTAARTVDSAPGQ from the coding sequence GTGGCTGCCGTTCCCGCTCCGGATCCCGGCCCCGACGCGGGCACCGCCTGGCACTTCGGCGATCCGCTGGGTGAGCAACGGGCCGCCGACACCGACGCCGTCGTCGTCGACCGCTCCACCCGCGGCACCCTCACGCTGACCGGCGACGACCGGCAGACCTGGCTGCACAGCATCTCCACCCAGTACGTGGCGGATCTGCCGGACGGCGCGAGCACCGAGAACCTGAGCCTGGACGGCCAGGGCCGGGTCGAGGACCACTGGATCCAGACCGAGCTCGACGGGGTGACCTATCTGGACACCGAGGGGTGGCGGGCCGAACCGCTGCTGGGCTACCTCACCAAGATGGTGTTCTGGTCGAAGGTTGCCACCGGCGCCGCCGACCTGGCGGTGTTCTCGCTGCGCGGGCCCCGGCTGGCCGAGCCCGCCGTGCTGGCCGCCCTCGGCGTCGACGCGCTACCCGCGCCGATGACCGCGGTGGCGTTGCCCGGCGGCGGGTTCCTGCGCCGGATGCTGAGCACCGCTGACGGGCCACCCGAGCTGGATCTGGTGGTCCCGCGCGAATCCGTCGAGGGCCGGTTGGCCCGGCTGCGGGCGGCCGGGGTCCGGCCGGCCGGCAGCTGGGCGTATGAGGCGCACCGGGTGGCGGCGCTGCGGCCGCGCCTGGGTGTGGACACCGACGAGCGCACCATCCCGCACGAGGTCGGCTGGATCGGCGGGCCCGGCGTCGGCGCGGTGCACCTGGACAAGGGCTGCTACCGAGGCCAGGAGACCGTCGCCCGGGTGCACAACCTGGGCAAACCGCCGCGGATGCTGGTGCTGCTGCACCTCGACGGTTCCACCGACCGCCCGGCCACGGGTGATCCGATCACCGCCGGTGGGCGCGCCGTCGGCCGGCTCGGCACCGTCGTCGACCATGTCGACCTGGGCCCGATCGCGCTGGGACTGGTCAAGCGGACGATTCCCGTCGACACCGATCTGAGCACCGGCGACGGCGGCTCGGTCGCGGCGCGCATCGACCCGGACTCCGTTCCGGCCGACGACGGGCCCGGCGCCGGACGGCTGGCCGTGGATAGGCTGCGCGACACCACCGCGGCCCGCACGGTAGACTCGGCGCCAGGACAATAA
- a CDS encoding DUF3073 domain-containing protein: MGRGRAKAKQTKVARELKYSSPQTDFERLRQELSGSPNSERQFDDGPDDSWSDDDWRP, from the coding sequence ATGGGCCGCGGCCGGGCGAAGGCAAAGCAGACCAAGGTTGCTCGAGAGTTGAAATACAGCTCCCCGCAAACCGACTTCGAGCGACTCCGGCAGGAGCTGTCGGGATCCCCGAACAGCGAACGCCAATTCGACGACGGTCCCGACGACTCGTGGAGCGACGACGACTGGCGGCCCTAG